The following proteins are co-located in the Nerophis lumbriciformis linkage group LG22, RoL_Nlum_v2.1, whole genome shotgun sequence genome:
- the LOC133615114 gene encoding uncharacterized protein has translation MVSLFWLSLILTCQPPQGAAQLQSCLSQASDVISRAIGQDAEIWCRVHPNCSTKGLHHQWFAFKRDSHFPLYPDKQPHKYSLQGATLQIMSLHANDSGIYYCGSTLSHGEPQPRTQHVGLGTILVVKEKSKLMLGHVLLWLTFVLLVIYSLATLTLVIQKKYGLNIWNCRRLYKSDKQKSSTSKTRIFRDVLQEMHHRRDLKRSKRSSRRNPAPRETTSAEFNNLAPDDIYQNV, from the exons ATGGTGTCTTTGTTTTGGCTTTCTCTCATCCTCACCTGCCAGCCACCACAAG GTGCGGCACAGCTCCAAAGCTGCCTATCACAAGCCAGCGATGTGATTTCCCGGGCGATTGGACAAGACGCCGAGATCTGGTGCAGGGTCCACCCCAACTGCTCCACCAAGGGCCTGCATCACCAGTGGTTCGCTTTCAAACGCGATAGTCATTTTCCTCTCTACCCGGACAAACAGCCTCACAAGTACAGCCTCCAAGGAGCAACTTTACAAATAATGTCCCTCCACGCCAACGACAGCGGGATTTACTACTGCGGCAGCACCTTGTCCCACGGAGAACCCCAACCCAGGACTCAGCATGTTGGCCTGGGAACCATTCTTGTGGTTAAGG AAAAAAGCAAGCTAATGTTGGGACATGTTCTGCTGTGGTTAACATTCGTCCTCTTGGTCATCTACAGCCTGGCAACACTCACACTTGTCATTCAGAAGAAG taCGGCCTCAATATATGGAACTGCAGGAGACTATACAAAAGTGACAAG CAAAAGAGTAGCACAAGTAAAACGAGAATATTCCGGGATGTGCTGCAAGAGATGCACCACAGACGTGACTTGAAGAGAAGCAAGAGGAGCTCCAGGAGGAACCCTGCACCGCGTGAG ACAACATCTGCTGAGTTTAATAACCTGGCCCCTGacgacatctatcaaaatgtctaa